A DNA window from Oryzias latipes chromosome 5, ASM223467v1 contains the following coding sequences:
- the sfmbt1 gene encoding scm-like with four MBT domains protein 1 isoform X1, whose amino-acid sequence MSQEGLESDGDCAQDSADFIWDDYLEETGSVSVPHHAFKHVDQGLQTGLTPGMKLEVCVRSEVDSPYWVATIITTCGQLLLLRYEGCQDDRRSDFWCDIMTADLHPLGWSRHHGKTMRAPEGVREKNEDWEALLEKALAEGCSAPASLLELPQRGRDPVELLCAGCYVELQDNVDPGLAWAAEVEENVGGRLKLRLVGTEGLPDTPATLWLFYLHPRLHPPGWAQEHGYTLKPPSDLLALRTDEEWEEVRQRICDLPQDEALVAELSKEQPIIAAHCFKEGMKLEAVDPTAPISIRPATVTKVYNDKYFLVTMDDLCGIEESEGSSRSFLCHRDSPGIFPTQWSLKNGLPLSPPPGYQGPDFDWADYLKQCEAEAVPQHCFPTEQSEHSFKEAMKLEAVNLLSPENIHVATVTRVKGQYIWLSLEGLKQPMPELIVHVDSLDIFPVSWCETNGYPLVYPIKPSVEKERKVAVVQPEKHRTPPKSSSPDAVKQQMANQSETGQGNGKYCCPKIYFNHRCFSGPYLNKGRIAELPQFIGPGNCVLVLKEVLTLLINSAYKPSRVLRELQLDQESRWQGHGETLKAKYKGKSYRATVEIVRTADRVADFCRKTCIKLECCPNLFGPRMVLEHCSENCSVLTKTKYTYYYGKKKCKRVGRPPGGHTNLEAGVKRKGRRKKRRKQLFVHKKRRSSASVDNTPAGSPLGSGEEEDLDEDDSLSDDSGSEMQDDLQDDSEQSAGKSQPTTPSPSPPATPRPSRRRRKPCSPSFSDDENHPPSPKTSKLEPPQKLCLDTSPLEWSVADVVRFIRTTDCAPLAKIFLDQEIDGQALLLLNLPTVQECMDLKLGPAIKLCHHIERVKLAFYQQFAT is encoded by the exons ATGAGCCAGGAAGGACTGGAGTCTG atGGAGACTGTGCTCAGGACTCGGCTGACTTTATCTGGGATGACTATCTGGAGGAGACTGGATCTGTGTCTGTGCCTCATCACGCCTTCAAACAT GTGGACCAGGGCCTGCAGACGGGACTTACGCCTGGGATGAAGCTGGAGGTCTGTGTGCGCTCAGAGGTCGACAGCCCTTATTGGGTGGCCACTATCATCACCACATGtggccagctgctgctgctgcgctaCGAAGGATGCCAGGATGACCGTCGCTCCGACTTCTGGTGTGACATCATGACGGCGGACCTCCACCCTTTGGGCTGGAGCCGGCATCACGGCAAGACCATGAGGGCCCCAGAGG GGGTACGTGAGAAGAATGAAGACTGGGAAGCTCTGCTGGAAAAGGCCTTGGCTGAGGGGTGCAGCGCGCCTGCCAGCCTTCTGGAACTG CCCCAGCGTGGCAGAGACCCTGTGGAGCTTCTGTGCGCGGGTTGTTATGTGGAGCTCCAGGACAACGTTGACCCGGGGCTGGCCTGGGCCGCAGAGGTGGAGGAGAATGTTGGAGGGAGGCTCAAGCTGCGCCTCGTCGGCACAGAGGGCCTTCCAGACACACCAGCAACCCTCTGGCTCTTTTATCTCCACCCACGCCTTCACCCACCAGGCTGGGCCCAAGAGCACGGCTACACACTTAAACCTCCTTCAG ATCTGTTAGCTCTGCGGACGGATGAGGAGTGGGAGGAAGTGAGGCAGAGGATCTGTGACCTTCCTCAGGATGAAGCTTTGGTGGCAGAGTTAAGTAAG GAACAACCCATCATCGCTGCTCATTGTTTTAAGGAAGGGATGAAACTAGAGGCTGTTGACCCCACTGCACCTATTTCCATCAGGCCTGCTACTGTCACCAAG GTATACAACGATAAATACTTCTTGGTGACAATGGATGACCTTTGTGGTATTGAGGAGTCGGAGGGTTCAAGTCGGTCATTCCTGTGTCACAGAGACAGTCCTGGGATCTTCCCCACTCAGTGGAGTCTCAAAAATGGACTTCCCCTCAGCCCCCCACCAG GATACCAGGGTCCAGATTTTGACTGGGCTGATTACCTGAAGCAGTGCGAGGCCGAGGCTGTTCCTCAACATTGCTTTCCAACT GAGCAAAGTGAACACAGCTTCAAAGAGGCCATGAAACTAGAGGCTGTCAACCTGCTGTCACCTGAGAACATTCATGTTGCAACAGTCACCAGGGTCAAAGGGCAATACATTTGGCTAAGTCTGGAAG GTCTGAAGCAGCCGATGCCAGAGCTGATAGTTCACGTGGATTCCCTCGATATCTTTCCTGTCAGCTGGTGTGAGACAAACGGCTACCCACTGGTGTACCCCATCAAGCCTTCAG ttgagaaggaaagaaaagttgcTGTTGTGCAGCCAGAGAAACA CAGAACTCCTCCCAAGTCTTCATCACCAGATGCTGTCAAGCAGCAGATGGCAAACCAGTCCGAGACAG ggcaGGGAAATGGGAAATATTGCTGCCCCAAGATCTACTTCAACCACCGGTGCTTCTCAGGCCCTTATCTGAACAAGGGACGCATTGCTGAGCTGCCTCAATTCATCGGCCCTGGAAACTGTGTTCTTGTTCTCAAGGAG GTGTTGACTCTACTAATAAACTCGGCATACAAGCCGAGCCGCGTGCTGAGAGAACTGCAGCTGGATCAGGAGAGCCGCTGGCAAGGCCATGGAGAAACACTCAAAGCAAA ATACAAGGGAAAGAGTTACAGAGCAACAGTGGAAATTGTCCGGACTGCAGATCGAGTGGCAGACTTCTGCAGGAAAACCTGCATAAAACTGGAGTGCTGCCCAAATCTGTTTGGACCTCGCATGGTGCTGGAGCACTGTTCGGAGAACTGCTCTGTCCTTACCAAGACCAAATACA cttATTACtatggaaagaaaaaatgtaaacgtgTTGGGCGTCCACCTGGGGGCCACACCAATTTGGAGGCTGGCGTAAAGAGGAAAGGGCGtaggaaaaagaggagaaaacagctCTTCGTCCATAAGAAGAGACGTTCTTCAGCCTCTGTAGACAATACGCCTGCGGGATCTCCACTG GGCAGTGGAGAAGAGGAAGATTTGGATGAAGACGACTCCCTGAGTGATGATTCTGGCTCTGAGATGCAGGATGATCTTCAGGATGACTCTGAGCAGTCAGCTGGAAAGTCTCAACCAACCACACCTTCTCCCTCACCACCAGCAACGCCCAGGCCTTCACGCAGACGCCGGAAACCTTGTTCGCCCTCGTTCTCTGATGATGAGAATCACCCTCCTTCACCGAAG ACGTCAAAACTTGAGCCtcctcagaaactgtgtttgGACACCAGCCCACTGGAGTGGAGTGTTGCTGATGTGGTCCGCTTTATCAGGACCACAGACTGCGCACCTCTGGCAAAGATTTTCTTGGATCAG gagATTGATGGACAAGCACTGCTGCTGTTGAATCTCCCAACAGTCCAGGAATGCATGGACCTGAAGCTGGGACCAGCCATAAAGCTGTGCCACCACATTGAGAGGGTCAAACTGGCATTTTATCAGCAGTTTGCTACATAG
- the sfmbt1 gene encoding scm-like with four MBT domains protein 1 isoform X2: MSQEGLESDGDCAQDSADFIWDDYLEETGSVSVPHHAFKHVDQGLQTGLTPGMKLEVCVRSEVDSPYWVATIITTCGQLLLLRYEGCQDDRRSDFWCDIMTADLHPLGWSRHHGKTMRAPEGVREKNEDWEALLEKALAEGCSAPASLLELPQRGRDPVELLCAGCYVELQDNVDPGLAWAAEVEENVGGRLKLRLVGTEGLPDTPATLWLFYLHPRLHPPGWAQEHGYTLKPPSDLLALRTDEEWEEVRQRICDLPQDEALVAELSKEQPIIAAHCFKEGMKLEAVDPTAPISIRPATVTKVYNDKYFLVTMDDLCGIEESEGSSRSFLCHRDSPGIFPTQWSLKNGLPLSPPPGYQGPDFDWADYLKQCEAEAVPQHCFPTEQSEHSFKEAMKLEAVNLLSPENIHVATVTRVKGQYIWLSLEGLKQPMPELIVHVDSLDIFPVSWCETNGYPLVYPIKPSVEKERKVAVVQPEKQTPPKSSSPDAVKQQMANQSETGQGNGKYCCPKIYFNHRCFSGPYLNKGRIAELPQFIGPGNCVLVLKEVLTLLINSAYKPSRVLRELQLDQESRWQGHGETLKAKYKGKSYRATVEIVRTADRVADFCRKTCIKLECCPNLFGPRMVLEHCSENCSVLTKTKYTYYYGKKKCKRVGRPPGGHTNLEAGVKRKGRRKKRRKQLFVHKKRRSSASVDNTPAGSPLGSGEEEDLDEDDSLSDDSGSEMQDDLQDDSEQSAGKSQPTTPSPSPPATPRPSRRRRKPCSPSFSDDENHPPSPKTSKLEPPQKLCLDTSPLEWSVADVVRFIRTTDCAPLAKIFLDQEIDGQALLLLNLPTVQECMDLKLGPAIKLCHHIERVKLAFYQQFAT, from the exons ATGAGCCAGGAAGGACTGGAGTCTG atGGAGACTGTGCTCAGGACTCGGCTGACTTTATCTGGGATGACTATCTGGAGGAGACTGGATCTGTGTCTGTGCCTCATCACGCCTTCAAACAT GTGGACCAGGGCCTGCAGACGGGACTTACGCCTGGGATGAAGCTGGAGGTCTGTGTGCGCTCAGAGGTCGACAGCCCTTATTGGGTGGCCACTATCATCACCACATGtggccagctgctgctgctgcgctaCGAAGGATGCCAGGATGACCGTCGCTCCGACTTCTGGTGTGACATCATGACGGCGGACCTCCACCCTTTGGGCTGGAGCCGGCATCACGGCAAGACCATGAGGGCCCCAGAGG GGGTACGTGAGAAGAATGAAGACTGGGAAGCTCTGCTGGAAAAGGCCTTGGCTGAGGGGTGCAGCGCGCCTGCCAGCCTTCTGGAACTG CCCCAGCGTGGCAGAGACCCTGTGGAGCTTCTGTGCGCGGGTTGTTATGTGGAGCTCCAGGACAACGTTGACCCGGGGCTGGCCTGGGCCGCAGAGGTGGAGGAGAATGTTGGAGGGAGGCTCAAGCTGCGCCTCGTCGGCACAGAGGGCCTTCCAGACACACCAGCAACCCTCTGGCTCTTTTATCTCCACCCACGCCTTCACCCACCAGGCTGGGCCCAAGAGCACGGCTACACACTTAAACCTCCTTCAG ATCTGTTAGCTCTGCGGACGGATGAGGAGTGGGAGGAAGTGAGGCAGAGGATCTGTGACCTTCCTCAGGATGAAGCTTTGGTGGCAGAGTTAAGTAAG GAACAACCCATCATCGCTGCTCATTGTTTTAAGGAAGGGATGAAACTAGAGGCTGTTGACCCCACTGCACCTATTTCCATCAGGCCTGCTACTGTCACCAAG GTATACAACGATAAATACTTCTTGGTGACAATGGATGACCTTTGTGGTATTGAGGAGTCGGAGGGTTCAAGTCGGTCATTCCTGTGTCACAGAGACAGTCCTGGGATCTTCCCCACTCAGTGGAGTCTCAAAAATGGACTTCCCCTCAGCCCCCCACCAG GATACCAGGGTCCAGATTTTGACTGGGCTGATTACCTGAAGCAGTGCGAGGCCGAGGCTGTTCCTCAACATTGCTTTCCAACT GAGCAAAGTGAACACAGCTTCAAAGAGGCCATGAAACTAGAGGCTGTCAACCTGCTGTCACCTGAGAACATTCATGTTGCAACAGTCACCAGGGTCAAAGGGCAATACATTTGGCTAAGTCTGGAAG GTCTGAAGCAGCCGATGCCAGAGCTGATAGTTCACGTGGATTCCCTCGATATCTTTCCTGTCAGCTGGTGTGAGACAAACGGCTACCCACTGGTGTACCCCATCAAGCCTTCAG ttgagaaggaaagaaaagttgcTGTTGTGCAGCCAGAGAAACA AACTCCTCCCAAGTCTTCATCACCAGATGCTGTCAAGCAGCAGATGGCAAACCAGTCCGAGACAG ggcaGGGAAATGGGAAATATTGCTGCCCCAAGATCTACTTCAACCACCGGTGCTTCTCAGGCCCTTATCTGAACAAGGGACGCATTGCTGAGCTGCCTCAATTCATCGGCCCTGGAAACTGTGTTCTTGTTCTCAAGGAG GTGTTGACTCTACTAATAAACTCGGCATACAAGCCGAGCCGCGTGCTGAGAGAACTGCAGCTGGATCAGGAGAGCCGCTGGCAAGGCCATGGAGAAACACTCAAAGCAAA ATACAAGGGAAAGAGTTACAGAGCAACAGTGGAAATTGTCCGGACTGCAGATCGAGTGGCAGACTTCTGCAGGAAAACCTGCATAAAACTGGAGTGCTGCCCAAATCTGTTTGGACCTCGCATGGTGCTGGAGCACTGTTCGGAGAACTGCTCTGTCCTTACCAAGACCAAATACA cttATTACtatggaaagaaaaaatgtaaacgtgTTGGGCGTCCACCTGGGGGCCACACCAATTTGGAGGCTGGCGTAAAGAGGAAAGGGCGtaggaaaaagaggagaaaacagctCTTCGTCCATAAGAAGAGACGTTCTTCAGCCTCTGTAGACAATACGCCTGCGGGATCTCCACTG GGCAGTGGAGAAGAGGAAGATTTGGATGAAGACGACTCCCTGAGTGATGATTCTGGCTCTGAGATGCAGGATGATCTTCAGGATGACTCTGAGCAGTCAGCTGGAAAGTCTCAACCAACCACACCTTCTCCCTCACCACCAGCAACGCCCAGGCCTTCACGCAGACGCCGGAAACCTTGTTCGCCCTCGTTCTCTGATGATGAGAATCACCCTCCTTCACCGAAG ACGTCAAAACTTGAGCCtcctcagaaactgtgtttgGACACCAGCCCACTGGAGTGGAGTGTTGCTGATGTGGTCCGCTTTATCAGGACCACAGACTGCGCACCTCTGGCAAAGATTTTCTTGGATCAG gagATTGATGGACAAGCACTGCTGCTGTTGAATCTCCCAACAGTCCAGGAATGCATGGACCTGAAGCTGGGACCAGCCATAAAGCTGTGCCACCACATTGAGAGGGTCAAACTGGCATTTTATCAGCAGTTTGCTACATAG